One stretch of Alphaproteobacteria bacterium DNA includes these proteins:
- a CDS encoding MAPEG family protein: MSTELLYLTLSAGLTVILWIPYVVVRTNSLGVSDAMGYPENPPSPPAWAKRSERVHMNMVENLAPFAALVLVTHVMGVSTSLTVLGATLFFWARVVHAVVLTAGIPYLRTLSFFVSWVGMVLLFIELVF, translated from the coding sequence ATGAGTACCGAACTTCTGTATTTGACACTGAGCGCCGGTCTAACGGTCATTCTCTGGATCCCCTATGTGGTGGTGCGCACGAATTCTCTGGGTGTGTCCGACGCGATGGGTTATCCCGAGAATCCGCCGTCGCCGCCGGCCTGGGCGAAGCGGTCAGAGCGCGTCCACATGAACATGGTCGAGAATCTGGCCCCGTTCGCGGCTCTGGTCCTCGTGACCCATGTCATGGGAGTCAGCACCTCGCTGACGGTCCTTGGCGCGACCCTGTTTTTCTGGGCCCGGGTGGTGCATGCCGTTGTTTTGACGGCAGGCATTCCCTATTTGCGAACCCTGTCATTCTTCGTCAGCTGGGTCGGGATGGTGCTGCTCTTCATCGAGCTTGTTTTCTAG
- a CDS encoding CmcJ/NvfI family oxidoreductase, with translation MSDIPETIEAPIGYLVKTGELPVFYQSDVAGERTSFEGEREFRVMSVRNARLLPNEFSLDCEGFAFVDHKTAVTDFQDDDQLESIYNAEAEALVRAHTGAARALVFDHTRRSSSQSLREAHNARDPANAAHTDYTDWSARNRVEAVMGDEAEALIAGRFAIVNVWRSTAGIIEEWPLALCAWDSVDDAHLHTVERRAYNRVGQTRHASYDGNNNWFYFPQMTPDEAILIKNYDTATDGRARYALHTSFDDPSAPADAAPRESLETRVLAFF, from the coding sequence TTGAGCGACATACCCGAGACCATCGAAGCGCCGATCGGCTATCTGGTGAAGACTGGCGAACTGCCCGTATTCTATCAATCCGATGTGGCGGGTGAGCGGACCAGCTTTGAAGGCGAGCGTGAATTTCGGGTGATGTCGGTGCGCAATGCCCGCCTGCTGCCCAATGAGTTCAGTCTTGATTGTGAAGGTTTCGCCTTCGTCGATCACAAGACGGCGGTGACGGACTTCCAGGACGACGATCAGCTGGAGTCGATCTACAACGCCGAGGCAGAGGCGCTGGTCCGTGCCCACACCGGTGCCGCGCGGGCGCTGGTATTCGACCACACGCGGCGGTCATCGTCCCAGAGCTTGCGCGAGGCACACAACGCGCGCGATCCTGCCAATGCCGCGCATACGGATTATACCGACTGGTCCGCCCGAAACCGTGTTGAGGCGGTGATGGGGGACGAGGCCGAAGCCCTGATCGCCGGTCGTTTTGCGATCGTCAATGTGTGGCGCTCAACTGCGGGTATTATCGAGGAATGGCCGCTGGCCTTGTGTGCATGGGACAGCGTCGACGACGCTCATCTGCACACCGTTGAACGGCGGGCCTATAATCGTGTCGGCCAGACCCGCCACGCGTCATATGACGGGAACAACAACTGGTTCTACTTCCCGCAGATGACGCCTGATGAGGCCATCCTGATCAAGAATTACGACACGGCGACCGACGGGCGCGCGCGCTATGCGCTTCACACATCCTTCGATGACCCCTCGGCACCGGCGGATGCGGCCCCTCGGGAGAGCCTCGAGACGCGGGTGCTCGCGTTTTTCTGA